The following proteins are co-located in the Macadamia integrifolia cultivar HAES 741 chromosome 3, SCU_Mint_v3, whole genome shotgun sequence genome:
- the LOC122073343 gene encoding pentatricopeptide repeat-containing protein At2g42920, chloroplastic: MQPYCCALPSPSSSSFISDHQSLSMLEKRCTTMSDLHKLHAHLIKTGLAKHPIAASRVLAFSATSPAGDIDYAYLVFSQIQNPNLFAWNTIIRGFSQSSTPQLAISLFIDMLQFSPIAPHRLTYPSLFKAFAQMGLAHNGAQLHGRILKLGLQSDPFIRNTIIFMYANCGYLIEASRLFDEDSSFDVVAWNSMIMGLAKNGQVDDSRKLFDKMPMRSRVSWNSMISGYVRNGKLKEALDLFHLMQKERIKPDEFALVSLLSACSSLGALGIGEWVHAYIEKNKINVNTIVSTAIVDMYCKCGSIDKALRVFETIPNRGLSCWNSMILGLAMNGHGKEAIQLFSRLQSSDLRPDDVSFLGVLTACNHSGLVSKAKEVFSLMTGTYKITPTIKHYGCMVDVLGRAGLLDEAEELIRNIPVNSDAIIWSSLLSACRNHGNIEMGERAAKTVIELDSADSGSYILLSNAYATAGHFTEAVNTRQSMKEKHIRREPGCSLIEVNGVVYEFIAGGRLHPQAKEIYSLLVGLSSNLQELGHVEHGSLDVTD; this comes from the coding sequence ATGCAGCCATATTGCTGTGCACTTCCTTCACCTTCCAGCTCCAGCTTCATCTCAGACCACCAATCCCTCTCCATGCTAGAGAAAAGATGCACCACCATGTCAGACCTCCATAAGCTCCATGCCCACCTCATCAAGACTGGTCTAGCCAAACACCCAATTGCCGCCAGTCGTGTCCTCGCTTTCTCCGCCACTTCCCCGGCTGGCGACATTGATTACGCCTACTTGGTCTTCTcccaaatccaaaatccaaaccttTTTGCTTGGAACACCATTATCAGAGGCTTCTCCCAGAGCTCCACACCTCAACTTgccatctctctcttcattgACATGTTGCAGTTTTCACCCATTGCACCCCATAGACTCACCTACCCTTCACTCTTCAAAGCCTTTGCTCAAATGGGTCTAGCCCATAATGGAGCTCAGCTCCATGGAAGGATTCTTAAACTCGGGCTCCAATCCGATCCCTTCATTCGAAACACAATCATCTTCATGTATGCGAATTGTGGCTATTTGATTGAAGCTTCGCGTCTGTTTGATGAGGATTCGAGCTTTGATGTTGTTGCTTGGAATTCCATGATTATGGGTCTTGCTAAAAATGGGCAAGTTGATGACTCACGAAAGTTGTTCGATAAAATGCCGATGAGAAGCAGAGTATCTTGGAATTCTATGATTAGTGGGTATGTTAGGAATGGAAAGTTAAAGGAGGCATTGGATCTGTTTCACCTaatgcaaaaggaaagaatcaaGCCGGATGAGTTTGCATTAGTCAGCTTATTGTCAGCTTGCTCTAGCTTAGGAGCTCTGGGAATAGGAGAGTGGGTTCACGCTTATATAGAAAAGAATAAGATTAATGTAAATACTATTGTTTCTACTGCAATTGTTGATATGTATTGCAAGTGTGGGAGCATCGATAAGGCCCTTCGAGTGTTTGAGACCATCCCTAACAGAGGGCTATCATGTTGGAACTCTATGATCTTGGGCCTTGCAATGAATGGCCATGGGAAGGAAGCAATTCAATTATTTTCAAGGCTTCAATCCTCTGATTTGAGACCAGATGATGTTAGTTTTCTTGGTGTTCTAACTGCTTGCAACCATTCAGGCCTGGTCAGTAAAGCAAAGGAAGTTTTCTCCTTGATGACTGGGACATACAAGATCACTCCAACAATCAAGCATTATGGTTGCATGGTTGATGTTCTTGGCCGTGCGGGGCTTCTTGATGAAGCCGAAGAACTAATTAGAAATATACCAGTAAATTCAGATGCTATTATATGGAGTTCCTTGCTTTCCGCATGTAGGAATCACGGAAACATAGAGATGGGGGAAAGGGCAGCAAAGACAGTAATTGAATTGGATTCAGCTGATAGCGGCAGCTATATACTTTTGTCGAATGCTTACGCAACTGCTGGTCACTTCACAGAAGCTGTCAATACTAGGCAGTCCATGAAGGAGAAGCACATAAGGAGGGAACCTGGATGCAGTCTCATTGAGGTAAATGGGGTGGTTTATGAGTTTATAGCAGGTGGGAGGTTGCATCCTCAAGCCAAAGAGATCTACTCCTTACTGGTTGGGTTGAGTTCAAATTTACAAGAGTTGGGACATGTGGAACATGGATCTTTAGATGTTACTGACTGA